A segment of the Colletotrichum destructivum chromosome 3, complete sequence genome:
CGGCGTATTTTTAAAGTAGCCAAGCCGGGTCTTGAGGGCCACAGTGGCGGCGACTGCATCTGCATcagcatctgcatctgcgtctgcgtctctCTGCTTCTGTCCATGGATGCACCCGAGGGGCGAAGACGTGCTGTGACTAGGATGGCAGCATTAACCGGGATATCGTCCTATCCCAATGGGGTGGAATGACTGGATCCTCGGCTGTGGCTTTGTTTGCGTTGGTTCGCGTTGGGTGTGTGACTTTGCAAGCAGGGCTGTGGGAAGCAAACATTCTGGTCTCGGCCAGGCTGCCATACGGTCCCCTTGCTGTCGTGGAACATTTGTTGAAAGtaggaggaaaaggaggctGACGGATATGATGCGAGGGAGATGGAATAGAATGAGATTGAGAATGAGAAACAGCAAGTtggaaggagaggaagatgccgagaGGGAAACGAGATGAaaggggggatgggatgcaTATCAGCTGTTGGTTGGTTGcggaagggggaaaagggaaagggaaagggaaagaaaggaagtCGCAAGTCGAGGTTCGTCCCTCCCCCTCGCGGTCTTGCCCTTTTTGCCATTTGCTTCCGCTGCAGTTGCTGTTGCCGTTTCCGTTGCTAttactgctgctgttgctgttgcttcCTTCCACCTGCATCCTGCatctttccttttccttctggCTGgcctcttccctcccctcccccttttcATCGTCACTGActttctttccttccacCACACCAGCCAACAATTTACCCtgtccttctcttcttcttcctctaGTTTCTCGGTCTCTCCAAACTCAAGCAGTCAGAGTCGTCACCATCCCATTGCATTCTAGTCGACGACCAACAACGGGCTGTGGGTGTTGGGCCCTTGTCTTAATCTATCGCCCGGCATCAGCGTATGAATTCATTCAATCACACGTTAAAGTCGACCTCACCTCATCAGTCATTCGCCACAATCAAACCAGACGACCTTCTCCAGTCTTCACCatgctcttcttctactCTCTTCTTACAGCCATACTAGCCTCTCTGCTCAATctcacggccgccgccgacaatTTCGATCAATGCTACTTCGATGCCGGCTATGTCGGCCCCCAGTCCCTGCTTCCCTGTCTGCCTGCCAACGACACCGAGAACGGCTATAGCTGGTGTTGCATGGCCGGTCAGAACTGCGTCAACCAGGCCTGTTACGATGCAAAGAGCGGCATGACGTACCAGTATGGCTGCAACGACCCCACGTACAAGGACAAGAACTGTCCCATTAAAGGTGGCCTTGATAGAGGTAACGACCAACCCATGCTGTCAAGCCGTGGTCCTGTCACTAACACGTCTTGACAGCCAAGTCCCCATGGATTGGTCTTGTCCAATGTTCAAACGCAAACGAAGGCCAGCTCAAGTACTGGGCCTGCAACCATCCCGACACCTGTGGCGATAACTGCCCGACTGAGCCTGACCGGCCTCAAGTGACCCAATCCGTCTGGCCCTGGGAGATACAACCCCTGCCCCCCCTAAACGATTGCAACGACCTGGGCAAAAGAGTTCTCGCCATGTATGCCCCCACCAGCCTGGGTTCGACTGGCAGAGTTCCCTCGACTTACAAGACACCCCGAGACAAACCAAGTCCGACGAGACCACCCGTACGCAGCAGcgacgccatcaccacctccttttccttcaCCATGTCTGCCTCGGAAATCGTGAGCAGCACCGCCACCCCTGCATCTTCTTTTacctccaccgccaccatTGCCCCGGGGGcgacctcttcctccctAAGCAAAGGTGCCATCACCGGTATCGCCATCTCTTCAACCGCTGTCGTTCTGTCCGTTGTCTTTGCCGTACTGATCCTGCTccgacgtcgtcgcgctCGTCAACACGGAGACTCTTCTCCGATTGCTGATTCCCATGATCAGAAGGAAACTGGCCCCGCGGAACTACCAGATGAGAAGCACAATCTCATGCATCCGATGTCGCCATCAACACTTACAGATGGTGGCCTCAAGCGGCCAGCCTCGGAATTGACCTTTAGTGCCGTTTCTCCTAGTCCTATGAGCACTCCGAGAACACCAGCCTCTCCATACTGCGCACCGACGCCCTACGCGACACATGCCGAGTTACATGACGAATCGAGGGTCATACACGAGATGCCAGCCATCAACGAGCGGGCGGAGATGCCGTGAGGAGGATGGAGTGGGATGATTGCCGATTACTTGTTGCTCAAAAGGGCTAACATGTCAATTTCGATTTAATTTACAAGGTTAGCTAATTTGGCTACGATCTCTATCCAATCTTTGATGAAATCATTGTATGTTGGGGTTGCCTTGAAGTCGCCCATTTCTCTGTCTTACTAAGTCGTGGCCTCACGCGCGAGTTTTGCGACACAAAAACATTTGCCCAAGGAGTAGTAAGGTCTCAAAAGAATGGTGCTGGACTTGGAAGTCAATCCTCAGTttcatccccctcccttgcGGCTAGAACATCAAGATTAGGCAACGAGAAGTGTCAGTGTGACCCTATCTCTTCATGGTCGTGTGGATCCCGCAAAGGGGGTTGAGTAGCCAAGTCGGTGGTTTATAAACTCAACCAATTAGCTCTTAGCTGTCGTAGTCTAGACTCACCAGGGCTTTTTACAATTGCCAAGAGCATCCCCATTCACTTGGGGGCACCGCGTGAAGGCGGAAGTTGCccgagagaagagaagagaccCCGAGGTTGACGATAACTTGTCGATGCGAGTTGCTTTTACTCCAAGGCGAAAGACTACCTGAGACGCACTATAGAATGAATTGTCGCGGAGCGAGTTTCCCAATATTACGTGGCTTTCGCTCGAAACCCCGTGCTGTTTCTCCTTGACGACAATCATTGGTCATTCTCCCGCGACAGGCAATAAGTGACAACGGCAACACATAAATCCCGAACCATCCGACATCCTAGTTATCGACAGACAAGCCAGTCTAATAGGGGAAGGTGGCAGAAGCATAACAACATGACAGAAATTATAGGAGGTCGGTATGCTTTCAATCTAAAGCGATGCTCGTCCCAGACTCCCTTACTAACCCCAAATCAGCCCCAAGTCCGAGTCCATTCTTCCATTTCATCGCTGTCTTGGGCCCCACGGAACTATACATTGCCGACTTGGTTTCCCGGTTCTTTAGAATGTTCACGGCTGACTTCGGGCCAAGCGGCTTGGTAAATCTAGCTctcgcttcttcttcgtggCGGAGTACATGCTGTAACCGCACGCGGGCTCTGCAacttccgccgccgcaggctATACAGTGTTTTCTTCGACATGTATACTTCCAAACCCCTCGATACAGCGCAAATGGGCTGGCCCAGAGTTTGATTGAAACACGCAGATCATCTCGGTGTGACCTGCCTTCTTAGATACATCCCTTGCAGTGAGCGACGACCTGTCGACATAACGGAAGCCGGTGAAACATAAAAGGGAACCCGATTTCTTCCAGGCCTTTTGATTCTTGGTCTCCTACATCCTGTTTCTATTGTTCTATGTGAAAGACACTTCCGATCATCTTGAACGAATCCCCCCCTGCGCCCACCATGAAGCTCTTAGGCGCCCTTCCAGTCTTACTCCAACTGGCGCTGTCCGTGACTTGCCTCGCTGCCAAGTCATTTTCAGCGTCAAACCTGTATTATGCTGCTGGGTTGAACAACCAACAGCAAACCTTTCTCTTGGAGGGTCTCCAAAGTGCTGGCGTCAAGGTCTTGCGTGTTTGGCTTGATGGTAACAACTACTTCTCAGCGCCCTTTCCCCTACCCGTTCGCCGCAAGCGTCTCCGAGCCGAGGCTAACAGTTGTTTTGCAATACAGGCCAGTCTGGCAACGAAAAGGGCACCGCATTCGAAGCTTTCAACGGCCTCCAAGGCGATGGGCCCGACGCCTGGGACGACACCGTGCTGAACAAGCTTGACAACTTCATGGCCAGAGCCCACGGTTACGGGATCAAGCTCCTGATCTCGATCCACAGCTACAACGCGCTCGACCTGAAGCGCGACTTTTACGGCAAGTGGTACGGCACTGGCGATTTCTACACCAACAACGACGCCATCCGGTACTTCAAGACCCGCATCGCCCATGTCCTCGCGCACGTCAACCCCAACAACGGCAAGACCTGGGCGCAGAGCTCAGAGTACATCTTTGCGTTCGAGGCCCAGAACGAGGCCATGCATCCCCAGGTACGAGCGATATTCTCGTTAACGTgcacctcccccccccccttgcgcGCGATGGTACGGGCTGGGCAAAACTCACTCACAACCAAACCCCAGGGAAACCcagcggccttggcctcgtggCAATGCACCATGGCCCAGTCCATCAAGGACAACCTCAAGGGGAACACGGGCATCCTGGTCACGACCGGGGGCGGCGCCTATCTCGATAACTCCCTCCTAGACCCCTACTTCAGCTGCagcgccctcgacgtcctcgcgATCCACGCGTACGGCGTCAACGACTTCGCCACGTCGAGGCTCCTGCCGTACGTTACCCGGGCCCGGAACGCCggcaagaagctcatcaTGCAGGAGTGGGGCGCCTGCTACACCAACGCGCCGAACCACGACTGCAGGGGCGGCAGCCCGCTCGGCGCCGGGACGAGGGACGCCAACATCCGCAACTGGGCCGCCagcatcgacgccgccggcatcccgTGGTTCTACTGGCAGATCCTGCCGAACCCGAACCCGCACCACGAGTGGGACTACGAGGTCGGGATTAACGACGTCAACTGGCaggccctcaaggccgcGGGTCTTGCTGCTGGCCGGGCCGAGTCCCAGTTCGACTTTGATCGCTGGCTCCTttgaggaagggaggggtACGGGCTGGATGGTGGCTTCACCACTTTACCATTCAAGCCAAGTAGCAGCACAGAATTATTAAGCAAGTATGTTAcactgtactctgtaccaTGACTTGATATAGTGCTATGGAGTATGAAGGTGggttcttctcctcgggcaATACCCGTTTCGGACGCACACCCCAGAGCACCAGgcaggaggtggagggctCTGTGTGTACCCAACTTGCGGAGTTACCGGCATAAGGATGGATTAAATTACTGATTGCCCACAAAATCCAATATCTGGGGGGGCTTGTAGTTCCATGAAAACTACCTCGTGCCTCGTGGCTCTCCAGTTCGCCGTCTAAGACCGTCCTGTCGCTCTCAATCTTAGATAGGCATTCAAAATCCACTCTCCAAACCTGCCTCTGGGACGTTCTAGCATGCTAAGAAGAGATAAACTGTGAATGGCTCTCGCATCCGAACCCCTCATAGAAGTGGCGGCGTCTTCGGAAAGCAGCGCCGCCAAGATTGATGGCGGATCAGAGAAGTCCGCCCTCTGCAAATTGAAGGATGAACAGTAAACCCGCCTGTTGTGAGCGGGTGTCTCTCGAGGATCTCCGTATGGTTGACATATGGGAGTCGAcctgaggggggggggggggggggagggctcCGTGGATATCAACGGTCTGGTGCGGAGCAACAGGTCTCTGCAAAATACTTCCGACTCGACATTTGTCATAG
Coding sequences within it:
- a CDS encoding Putative glycoside hydrolase, family 5, glycoside hydrolase superfamily gives rise to the protein MKLLGALPVLLQLALSVTCLAAKSFSASNLYYAAGLNNQQQTFLLEGLQSAGVKVLRVWLDGQSGNEKGTAFEAFNGLQGDGPDAWDDTVLNKLDNFMARAHGYGIKLLISIHSYNALDLKRDFYGKWYGTGDFYTNNDAIRYFKTRIAHVLAHVNPNNGKTWAQSSEYIFAFEAQNEAMHPQVRAIFSLTCTSPPPLRAMVRAGQNSLTTKPQGNPAALASWQCTMAQSIKDNLKGNTGILVTTGGGAYLDNSLLDPYFSCSALDVLAIHAYGVNDFATSRLLPYVTRARNAGKKLIMQEWGACYTNAPNHDCRGGSPLGAGTRDANIRNWAASIDAAGIPWFYWQILPNPNPHHEWDYEVGINDVNWQALKAAGLAAGRAESQFDFDRWLL